ATTCCTCTTCATCCGTGTGCTACGGTTTCTCAGCCATATTGCTAATGTTCATGTAGCAAGGCAGTTCTTAGTCTCTTTGACATTTATATTGAGAAAACGATATCGGTGAGACCTGCCCTAAAACTTAATGTTAGTCGCAGGATCTTAATTTGTTCGTAATGCTCTTCTGACTAATTTCTCCTTCTTATCCACTGTTAACCTTGGGATCCATTTGCCTCTTAGTTTCTCTCTAAATCAAGAAAAATTACATAtcgacatgcatgcatgcatgcatgcatactaGAATTTTAAGCAAAGATTAAGGTTTGTTGTTTGTGGCAGTTCATGTTAGAGGATCAAGAGCAAGATGATCTCCTGGATGATCAGATGATGGATCAGCTGATTCCCGACGTCGATGAAGACTTCGCTAACACGCCAGGAAGTGAGCCCACGGAGGGAGCTTCCGAGGACGAGCTGCAAGATCATGGAAGCCGCGGTAAGAGGAAGCGGCACCACAGGCATACTCCGGATCAAATTCAACGGCTGGAGGCGTAAGAACGATCTGCTTCCTCCCCCGaccttttttgttttatttctgtTCCTTCGGAGAGCTTTAACATGGTTCGCCACACGGACGCTCTGCTATTCATTAGGTTCTTCAAGGAGTGCCCGCACCCTGATGACAGGCAGAGGAATGAGCTCGGCCGAGAGCTGGGATTGGAGCCTCTCCAAGTGAAGTTTTGGTTCCAGAACAAGAGAACTCAAATAAAGGTCTGCCTCGCCTTGCTCTTACCGCGCGTGCCCACCTACTAAAAGACTTTTGATGTGAAAGCCATACATAAGATATCATCGTACATCGCTTCCTCTGTTCATTCATACACACTCTGTCACATCATGCATGCAGAACCAGAGTGAGCGGGAGGAAAACCAAAGGCTCAAGGATGAGAACGACCGGCTGCTATCCGAGAACTTAAGGCTCAAAGAGGCTCTGACCGGTGCCTGCTGTCCCAACTGCGGTGGCCCTCCTCATCTCGGTGAGATGTCGATCGACGAGCAAGAGCTGCAGGCCGAGAATGCTCGTTTACAGGACGAGGTACGCACTTGGCTTACTCGTCAAGGATGAAAGGCTGCTGCTATAACTCCGTGCCCTTCTTCTTGGTGCAACAGATCGGAAGGATCTCGGCGATAGTCGCAAAGTACGCTGGTCAGCAGCTGATGACCTTCCAAACGCCTTCGTCTTCCATGGTTGGAGGCTTTAGGGCCCAACCAGAACCAGACATGACACTAAATGACAGCTCCAGAGGCGGAGAGGTTGTTTTCAGGCCTCACGATCGGCGAACCGAGATGGGAAGACGGACGGCATTAGCATTAGCACAAGTCGCTGCGGAGGAGCTTCTCGCAATATCTCAGCTGGGCGAGCCTATATGGACTTGGGGCTACGACGGTTTCCGTGAAACCTTGAACCAGGAAGAGTACGCTCGGGCATTTCCCGGAGGGCTCGGGCCAAAGATGGAAGGCTTGAGAACCGAAGCAAGCCGCGAGACCGCAGTCGTTCGCATGCACACCGGGAGATTAGTTGACATCCTAATGGATGTGGTACGCaacacatgatgatgatgatgatgatgatgatgttgttgttgttcttcttcTGAAACTCTTACGAGTTGCATGGAATTCTACAGCAGTTGCATGAATTGACCGGATTGTGGATTGTGTTCCTCTTGATGATCTGCAGAGTAAATGGAGTGTGTTCTTCTCCAGCATCGTCACAAGAGCGACCACCGTGGAAATGTTTGCGACTGGAGTAGGAGAGGGCGGCTACGACGGCACTCTGCAATTGGTATAGCTCCGTTACATGATCTCGCTGTAGAGTGCATCTATATGTCTCTGCGATCGGTATAGCCCTGTTACAACAGAGACCACTCTGCTAACCTAGTTAATTGGCACTGGGAGCTCCGAGCTTAGTTCAGGTGTTGTCAGTTCACATACATTGATAAATGGTGAATTTGATTTGATTAATAGGATCTTTTATCGAGAAATTTGACATAGCAGAACCCTATTGTTCGCTTCTTAGCATTACTATTTTCATCACCATTTTGTTCATTGGCTATGTGCATTCTCAGATGGCTGCTGAACTACAAGTTCCAACCCCTCTCGTTCCTCTCAGAGAGAGCTTGTTTCTAAGATACTGCAAACGCCATGACGGACTCTGGGTGGTGGTTGATGTTTCTATGGAAGTACGTCTCAACCCGATGGCTCGGTACCGAAGAAGACCGTCGGGCTGCGTAATACAACAACTGCCAAATGATTACTCCAAGGTAAATGAGCCGACAAAACATCGATCTCCACCTTGCAAGTTCCGTTAAACTCTTTCTCTTCCAGATCTGATCTCATGTGTCATGCTCGCTACTACGATGTAGGTGGTATGGATCGAACATGTCGAAGTGGATGACAGTGGTGTTCATGACATGTTCAAGTCGATGGTGAACTCCTGTCTAGCATTCGGAGCTAAAAGATGGGTATCAACAATGACGAGGCAATGTGAGAGGTTAGCTTGCCTCTTAGCCACGAACAGCTCCAGTGCTGATATAGCCGGTGATGACCCTTTCCTTTCCCTGTCAATTCATACGTCGCCTTGTTCAGCTTTCTATTTTCACATCTCTCTTTTTTGTAGCAAATCCTGATGGAACGAGGAACATACTCAAGTTAGCTGAGAGGATGGTGGTGAGCTTTTGCAGTGGTGTAAGTGGGTCTGTGGCTCACCACTGGACAAATATATCCGGGACCGTCgcagatcatgttaggatcagaAGCAGAAACAACGATGGAGATCCAGGGAGGCCTCCCGGAGTTGTTCTGAATGCAAGCACGTCCATCTGGTTGCCAATTACCCCGAAGAGAGTCTTTGAGCTCCTGCGGAGTGAGTCCTTACGCAATGAGGTATTCAGGGTTCCAGAAATAGTGCGTTCTTTCATTCTCACCCCCCAAAAGAattaattacttttgttcttcctTTGAACTACACATCAATCACTTGGATTATGTTTTCATGTGGTTATAGCCAGCCATTCCAAActcttttttatatttacatgTTAGAATCTGAGCCAGTTCACGATGACATGACTTGCTATTCCAAGGGACGACAGCATTAGCAGTGACGTATATGTTAGACGTTAGCAAATTACCATGAGATTTCTTTCTTTCTGATGCAAAGCCAACTTAGTTTCTTAAACTATTTCTGACAACACAAACTTGTTTGGAAGAAGATGTACCCCTTCATCCGGTCGTTCTGATTTCGATTCTGTAGTGTACCCATACATAATTACATTCAAGATcaattgatctctctctctctctctctctctctctcatgcatgACATGCTGGCATCCAGTAGGTGGTTGGATAGAAGATGTGTACATCAATCACATAGATAGATATTTGTAATTTTTCTTGCGTTTTATTGTCGTATGAAACAGTGGGATATTCTATTGAAAGGAGGCATGATTCATGAAGCAGCTTGTATAGCCAATGGCCAACAAGGAGGCAATTGTGTCTCCATATACACCGTCGGAGTAAGTCTTTTGTTGTTCCTTTTTTACTCTTTCTACATTTTCTACTCGAATGCCTTCTTGAGCTGATAAAAATGCATGCTGATCAATGAATGAATGGTAGCTCCCTGAAGAAGAGACCACCAACATGATGATACTTCAAGAGAGCTGCTCCGACCCAACTTGCTCGTACGTGATTTATGCTCCTGTCGATGCTGCTGCCATCGCTGCGGTCCTCAGTGGTGGAGACCCCAACCACGTAGCGCTGCTGCCTTCGGGCTTCGCCATACTCCCCGATAGGCCTTCTTCCGCGGTCGACCATGATGGGGAGACTGACTTGGGGGGGGGTTCCCTTCTGACCGTGGCTTTTCAGATCCTAGTATTCTCGGGTCCCGGTTCCAAGATATCCCGTGGGTTTATAGCGACAGTCGACGGTCTTCTATCCTGCACCTGTGACAGAATCAGAACCATTCTATCGGGCAACAGTGTTCGCTGACGCAGGAGGAAAAAGAGGATCCTTCATCGTAAGTCGATCTTCCTTCCGAAGTGGAAGTTTGCCTGCCTCCGATACTAGGaagatcaaatcatcatcatcatcatcatcagagatTTCTGATTGGCTTTAATAATCAAGAACTGAATGGAATTGATGTTTCAGGTCTATGATTCTGGAATCGTTTTTTGAATGCTTGCTTGCTCTCTAACTCGATTCATTTTCCCTTCACCTTGCAGGAGGAGAACCACTGGGACTGGGACTGGGACTTCAAAGATCAAAGATGCATTTTCCACTCTTCAAGCCATGCGGTCGTCCTTTGGTTTTCAGAACAGTAGTCCATGATAATGATAATTAGATGGTTACCGTATGTATGTTAACAACCGGAACAGTCCTTTTTCATTTTCAGCATGAGTTGAGGATATTTTTCTAATCCGAGCAATCTTCTTCCACTGTTATTCTTCTTGTTGTTGACCTTAACATGTTGTTCATGATGGTGGGGATGAAGCACCCTGTGTTTATTATGCAGCATTTGTTCTGTTAGTGAGGTCCTAGTTCGAGATGGCCAGGTAGACAGATTGGGATCTTCCTGGTTGCAAAGTTCTTCCGTAGGGGTTGATCGTCTGGGTTTCTTCGAGTAACCGATGATCCTGCATGATACGCCGACACAGTCCTTCTGATACTTAAGTTAGCAAAGGAAAGGAGATAACAGTGTAAACTATATGATTGAGTTAGTGTGTAGAGAGCCCCCCTTCAACGATCCATAGTTGTTATGAACAGTGATCCATAACTGTTTGCACGTTAGAACAATCTAATCGAATGATTAATATTTTGTGAGAATTAttgctttttctttctttgttataTCAATAGAACGGCCTCCGTGCCAAGAAGGACGCCACCCTTGGGTAGAAAAATCTTAGTTTTCTTAAAGGAGGCTAACCGATGAGGATTCTGACCTTATGCTATTGGCCTCCTTGTAATAAGTCATTAATGAAGACTAGTTCATCTGATCCAGCAATGGCATCATCCACAAGGCTTCTAAACTAAGCATGTTTCAAACATGGAGTGATAAATCTCGAATCGATAGCAAGGAGTGGATGCATATTGTCACTtcacttctttttctttaaaGTATTTATGGGGTTGGACCAAAGAACTCATTCGATGCTTCGCATCATGGAGTTTGTCTCCCTCATTCATCAATCCATCAAAGGCTCTAGATTTTATCCAATTCGACTCATAGCTCAAAATTTTACAGAGTTATCTATATCAATGATATAttgaaagttttacaacatatctATGTATAAAATTATCAAGGAGTACAAGTTAAGGAGTGAACGAACTAAGACTATGACTCACTCCCCGACATGAGCcgattaaaaatttatttttttcattttttccttcatgttaaatctcccaaaagCAGGTTTGGTTCTTCTTCCTTTTGGAGTAGGGGGTGTCACGCATTGCCGTGCTCAATTCGCATGAGAAAGAACACATTAGAAAACATACATAATGATGATTCAATCTAGAATCACACGATCTAATATAtgcttatataaaaaattaatgatgGCAAATTCATCTAATTTTATGAACCGATATCGTCTTCCTTGTGGCTGTGTGTCTTCTACACACCCAACGGTGTCCGTCCTTCCAGGAATGCCCTCATCCCGAAATGCGCGCCACCCGGTTTCTCGGTATGAAAAGACGAAGCTGCCCTTTGGGCCTAGAGAGACCGTTTTAACGGTCGAATTTAGTGAGGCGGGAGCGGTTCTTTACGGGAAAGGTGGAGTCAAAAGTGGCAGCAACGGAGGAAACAGTCGCAGGATGCACTCCCACCACGAAACGGAAGAGAAAGAAGTGGAGAGGATGTGGGAAGATTGGGGCAGTTCGATCAAGGCGTAGAATAAGTTCGAGAGATCGTAGGAGAGAGAGGAACCAGACAGATAGAgggagagaaagaggagaagcaGGGAAACCGATGGCGCAAGTAAGCAGAGGAGAACAGGCAGAGGAGGTCAATGGATCATCGATCAAGAGAGGGGATGAGGAGGACGCAGCAGAGGGGAGTGCGGGTTTCAAACTTAACGTCCACGCGCCGGAGTTCGTACCCAGGTCACAGTTGCAAGCCGTGCCGCCCTTGTCGGGCTGCTTCTACCCTTACCTCCCTTTCTTCGAGAATGGATGCGGCGGCTCGGCGCTGGGGCCGGGGTGGTTCTACTTTGCGGAGCAAGAACCCATTCACTTCATCCCGGATTTCCATGGAAAGGTTGCAGGACATTCGAAGGACAGCAACGATGTGATCCAGAAGATCGTAAAGCAGGTCTCACTCACGCAATTCGTCCTCCGTTTTCCTCTACCGTCAATTGTTGCTATCATATTGCGTGCATTGCATGTGATGTAGGTGGAGTACCAATTCAGTGATACTAATCTGGTCGCGAACGACTTCCTAATGAAGATCATGAACAAAGATCCACAAGGCTTCGGTGAGTAGATGATGATGCCATTGACGGTTGATTCAGTAGGGAGATCGATCCTGTTTCAGACGAGTATACTCGATTCCTCTGAAGCAGCTAatccatacttttttttttttgtgtccttCTGGTCCCAGTTCCGATGTCGGTTGTCGCATCTTGGAAGAAGATAAAATCTCTGGGTGCAAACCATCACATGCTCATCAAAGCACTTGGGACCTCAACCAAGCTCGTGAGTGCTTCCTGCTTTCTCCATGCTCGCTCCACCGCATGTCATGACAACAACTGCTTCGGCTATCATGTTTGGCATCGAGCATTCACATTCCACTCTGCAGGCTCTTAGCGAGGACGGCAAG
This DNA window, taken from Musa acuminata AAA Group cultivar baxijiao chromosome BXJ3-7, Cavendish_Baxijiao_AAA, whole genome shotgun sequence, encodes the following:
- the LOC135643185 gene encoding homeobox-leucine zipper protein ROC2-like; amino-acid sequence: MLRKNNDPGNQMESSPVSRRGYEGAFPALALGQFMLEDQEQDDLLDDQMMDQLIPDVDEDFANTPGSEPTEGASEDELQDHGSRGKRKRHHRHTPDQIQRLEAFFKECPHPDDRQRNELGRELGLEPLQVKFWFQNKRTQIKNQSEREENQRLKDENDRLLSENLRLKEALTGACCPNCGGPPHLGEMSIDEQELQAENARLQDEIGRISAIVAKYAGQQLMTFQTPSSSMVGGFRAQPEPDMTLNDSSRGGEVVFRPHDRRTEMGRRTALALAQVAAEELLAISQLGEPIWTWGYDGFRETLNQEEYARAFPGGLGPKMEGLRTEASRETAVVRMHTGRLVDILMDVSKWSVFFSSIVTRATTVEMFATGVGEGGYDGTLQLMAAELQVPTPLVPLRESLFLRYCKRHDGLWVVVDVSMEVRLNPMARYRRRPSGCVIQQLPNDYSKVVWIEHVEVDDSGVHDMFKSMVNSCLAFGAKRWVSTMTRQCERLACLLATNSSSADIAANPDGTRNILKLAERMVVSFCSGVSGSVAHHWTNISGTVADHVRIRSRNNDGDPGRPPGVVLNASTSIWLPITPKRVFELLRSESLRNEWDILLKGGMIHEAACIANGQQGGNCVSIYTVGLPEEETTNMMILQESCSDPTCSYVIYAPVDAAAIAAVLSGGDPNHVALLPSGFAILPDRPSSAVDHDGETDLGGGSLLTVAFQILVFSGPGSKISRGFIATVDGLLSCTCDRIRTILSGNSVR